A window from Engraulis encrasicolus isolate BLACKSEA-1 chromosome 11, IST_EnEncr_1.0, whole genome shotgun sequence encodes these proteins:
- the LOC134458716 gene encoding homeobox protein goosecoid-2-like: MLQASGMLQASGMLQGSGMLQLGPMQQRRMRRHRTIFTEAQLDALEQLFTQNQYPDIHTREELARHTHLREERVEVWFKNRRAKWRRQRRHSLGGLQEAQWTPDM; this comes from the exons ATGCTGCAGGCTTCCGGAATGTTGCAGGCTTCCGGAATGCTGCAGGGTTCTGGAATGCTGCAGCTGGGTCCGATGCAGCAGCGGCGCATGCGACGTCACCGCACCATCTTCACTGAGGCCCAACTGGACGCCCTGGAACAGCTGTTCACACAGAACCAGTACCCCGATATACACACACGCGAGGAGCTGGCCCGCCACACACAcctgagggaggagagagtggag GTGTGGTTTAAGAACAGGAGAGCAAAgtggagaagacagaggagacacTCACTAGGAGGCCTACAGGAGGCACAGTGGACACctgacatgtag